The Aedes albopictus strain Foshan chromosome 1, AalbF5, whole genome shotgun sequence genomic interval atacattttcatcgattttttgcgacttcaaaaactggttcgtaaaacagaagtggtgcaaaaagcccatctgccatggggtaagatgccacttcatgaaaacattcaaaaattacgtccatcagttttctggcattttcgacttactttcacccctctgtcacgttttttcgtatactcaatacaaggagtgtcacccccttccccgctaaacgatggtcgtcatatttgaattacccttaacatggatagcgtagactttaacaaccatgcgcctccatgggtgcctcaatctacttggaaactcttggctggtaataaaatcacccgaaaaccttaattgcaagcacgaaaaaccggaagttgcctattttcattgggaaatcaaacgattttccgtgggtttggcggcctacccgactagaaaaatatatcaagtttataacacattgtgtttgatgttatgaaatttttccataactcattatgttataaactagatgcaggatgatgttaaaataactaaaatcgtaacaaaaagtacaccggtctaatcaaaataataacctattttgttataatcagatcaacattccaacacaatatgatataaattttagcttcaagaaaactagtttctatcatattttgatacaattgtgtaaaatgatgttctgaatgtcaaggaatcaaaactaaattatttcacaatgagttattgaacaacatttataacacaatatgatacaattgagttataatatttttaaacaccaaagatgttaaacatgattatatcacaatgagttatacatatcatggtttgttataattatgttatatttttgttagaatcttctagtcgggtagcttctagaagaatgtttaatgcaaacatatcttgacaccattcacctatagcaatgatcaagtcccattcaggaatgattttatgcgtttggccattttaccccatcttggcattttgggctctgttcccctaccttAAACTGATTACTTGACACCTGGTATGGGATGGGATTGGTGTTAAACACCCTTattaccgacgctccatacactaggcgcccctccgccttttgccgaaattgaaaaaaaaaaccctcccttggcACCACTTCTGTACACGGGCCTGTTGTTACTAGTGATTGGCATTCAAATTATTTGTAGAAccatttcaacattttttaagGAGCTCAATAAATCCAATTTATGTTCCCTTCCCTTCAAGGTTCTTCGCTCCGCTGAAGAAAAACCTCAACCCCCAGTCGGAACAGGACCGTAAGCCCTGCTATCACCGCCACGCCTGCCAAAGCTACATCCTCGAGGGTATGCGAACCTGCTTCACGTTCGGCCTACTGCTGGAACTGATCCGGAAGCTGATCAATGTCGCCCCAAGACTGAGCAAGGAACCTGTGGATGCCATACTGGAAGCATTGGCCCGACTCCGGCTGAGGTTCGTCGCTTTCCTCACGCTATACAATGGACTGTTCCGATTGACAACGTGTGCACTGGCTCGCCATAGGGGAGAAGTGGTCCAGAGCGATAGCACTCTGGCGGGTTGTGTCAGTGGGCTGAGTTATGCGCTGTCACCAAACTATAACATATTCAATCTGGGCGTGGCAGCTGTCATACAGGTTGGTGAAATTTCAGTAACAGAATTAAAGAGGCGGGAACTGACTTTGATTATGATTATCTTTTAGAATGCTTGGAACTACCTCGTCGAAAAGTACGCCAAAGTGAATTGGCTGCAGCAGTTTAACAAACTTTCCTTCAGTTCGGTCGTGTGGGTGTTTCTGATGAACTACAACATGTACGCCCGGGCCTACTATCCCTACGCTATGTCGAAGTTCGCGATGAAATTCACCGATATCTGTTCCGGATCACAGTGAGTATCCTACAAGTGTGAGGAAAGGtataacccaagtaacagaactagctgaataatagtttcttaagctaaagtttgcttaagaactGTTCCTTTCCCTtagagctaaaatgtttgttgggaatgtTCCTAATGTTTTCTTTATTTTCAGAGCACAAATCGCTGCCGAATGTCTGGGAAAGGTTGCCATGGGGTTCAGTTGAGAAGCTGAGAAATTAGTTTCCAGCTTATGCCTAAATTTTGTTAACTATTTGTGGTTGTGATAGTTTATATATGGGTCAATTATTatgtaataaacaaaaaaaaattgaaattaaactACTGGAATGCTTATTTGCTTCGAACAGATATAATTTAggagcagggatggaaaatgtcacaaAAAAAGTAATTCGTAATTTGCTAATTTCACAGCACTTGGAGGAAATGTAAATCGACGACATCATAGATTATCCATATCTAATCAGCATTATCATCAGCAATTTACACAGAAAGTGGTGTAAATTGAAAAATGTCGTGACATTTTTATCATGAAATTCCGTTACATTTTCCATCACTGTCTAGTAGTTATTGCATCGCTATCCGTTaaaatccttaccagctgctttgttggttttgagctggtgaatagcatccttaacttccctcagcgtgggagttggttcatttccatcctccgctgcactggcgtcgtcgctccttccgttgccgtgggctcccgtgcctacgttctccacgccgttcaggtgctgatcgaagtgctgcttccacctttcgatcacctcacgtccgtccgtcaagaggcctccgtctttatccttgcatatttcggctcgcggcacgaagccgttgcgggatgcgttgagcttctgatagaacttccgtgtttcttgggaacggcacagcagttccatttcttcacacttcgcttcttccaggcggcgctttttctcccgaaagaggcgggtctgctgtttccgcttctgtttataacgttccacgttctgtcgagtcccttgctgcagcattaccgccctcgctgcattcttctcctccaaaaccgtactgcacacttcgtcgaaccattcgttccgtcgattccgttccacgtacccgatggtgatctcggctgcgtcgttgatggcaccTTTAGTTGtagtccagcagtcctctagaggggcctcatcgagcttgccctcgtctggcaacgctgcctcgagattctgcgcgtatgctgaggcgacatccgattgcttcagtcgctctagattgtaccgtggcggtcgtcggtactgtacattgttgatgacggagagttttgggcgcagtttgaccctcaccagatagtggtcggagtcgacgttggcgccacgataggtcctgacgtcgataatgtcggagaaatgccgtccgtcaatcaaacgtggtcgatttgagattccgtctgctgtggtgatctccaggtgtaacgataatggaggctgtgttggaaaatgtgctacgtatggccatatttttggaggcggcgaaatcaatgagtcgtaggccattttcgttcgtctgctggtgggcgctgaacttaccaatcgtcggtctgaattcctcttcctggcctacctgagcgttcaaatatcctatgatgatcttgacgtcgttgcttgggcagcgatcgtactcgcgttcgagctgcgcgttaaatgcgttcttgtcatcatcagcacttccggagtgtgagctgtgcacgtttatcaTGCTGAActtgaagaatcggtccttgatcctcaacctgcacattctttcgtcacccatcactatgaaagctgttcccagctcgcgtgtgttgccgcagctctggtagatggtatgattacctctaaacgttcgcaccatggatcctgtccaacacacctcctgcagcgctacgatgccgaacccgcggtccttcagtagatcggcgagtatgcgggtgctcccaatgaagttgagcgatcggcagttccacgtaccgagtttccaatcgcaagtcctttttgttcgctggggtcgttgccgttggtctcgattcgtattattctggattttccgctacaatggttttttacggctggctcgtagggcctgacaccaaccgcctactttccggaggaccatagtgcacagttgagctttgagtccttccctggcactcggacgtagatcagccgcccctaacatggggatcagacgctgttgtgagccgctcctcctggagaacagacgctcaggtttgccgaagcaaacctcccccccccccttccctgtcagccaacgaccaaagttaccaccggggttggttacccgatcttccctaaggttgctcatagtttccggccggtaccacgtggaggtagggataggagttgctgggcagaggctagtggatcacaatgggatctgaattgcacagcatacccagcctttaccgtgcgaGATCCTTGTTTAGAAAACGGATGTCGACCATGTTTGCCCATTGGACATATCTTGCAATCAGCCATGCTACCTCCAACGATGTAACTAGTCCTTTGGCCAGGGGGCGTTATGCATATGACAgaacaactaatccccttgataaaaacattttggttttaaaAATCCACCCTCTGCGTCAAAAGCTATAGGCAATACTatacaaaaaagttgtccacatcctttcAGGGTTAATTTTTGTCAAGAAGCTCTtagaatctcaaatgtcatttaaagacattATAGGAATATTCCAGGGCAGCCAAACTATGTAGCTTGCAGTTTagaacttatttatttatttttaccatTAAAATTGCCCCTTCATTGCTACCATTAAGCTGTCAACTTCAAAtggcatcaggtatcaggtatcagaaggccggctccagaggcacgttatcctccatttgggacatttgtgccatcgccatacatatgagcctatttcatcatttacctgagggagaatgggacaagggatgggaattgggaaagggaaaggtgatgaaataggaaggggtgccctagaagagggaatgagcgcataagcgcaacgagagctcatagctcataccacaacggggttaatcagtgccctgaaaaggacactgtaaaacgcataagcgtaaaaag includes:
- the LOC115256596 gene encoding uncharacterized protein LOC115256596; this translates as MAAISKHWNEIIHPGVTCATLSHPGKTCEDHLRHQMRATIGGNLKFFVPISIVRLFMLCYTRKTLSVEVVLQALFELVSESFNGWAVSNCWSAGFCAMYRWFGWINNYSVSLPSLPGTLLMFLMPAYVKMSHSRAIFNVFLECWIKSREHPLVEYARESKVIGTVSFMAISAAIAYYAQRTKAMEFWFFAPLKKNLNPQSEQDRKPCYHRHACQSYILEGMRTCFTFGLLLELIRKLINVAPRLSKEPVDAILEALARLRLRFVAFLTLYNGLFRLTTCALARHRGEVVQSDSTLAGCVSGLSYALSPNYNIFNLGVAAVIQNAWNYLVEKYAKVNWLQQFNKLSFSSVVWVFLMNYNMYARAYYPYAMSKFAMKFTDICSGSQAQIAAECLGKVAMGFS